A stretch of the Actinotalea sp. JY-7876 genome encodes the following:
- the nadA gene encoding quinolinate synthase NadA: MSTVTPAVPAAAPAFAEPAASAALLLLGARSDLASERGVECAGALPDPSDPDLVERARVARAALGDRAFVLGHHYQRDEVIAFADVTGDSFKLARDAAARPDAEHIVFCGVHFMAESADILTSDDQAVVLPDLAAGCSMADMAAIGQVEEAWDVLTDAGVAGRTVPVTYMNSTAAIKAFTGRHGGTVCTSSNAEVALRWAFDRVGGRDGDGAVLFMPDQHLGRNTAVRDLGLDLDDCVVYDPRRPGGGLSEAELAGARMILWRGHCSVHGRFSAQNVADVRAAVPGVTVLVHPECKHEVVAAADMVGSTEYIIRALDAAEPGSAWAIGTELNLVRRLARQHPELSVHYLDSTVCFCSTMNRIDLPHLVWTLESLAAGRLVNRVVVDPDDAHWARVALDQMLALPVRPAPATP, encoded by the coding sequence GTGAGCACCGTCACCCCCGCCGTCCCCGCCGCCGCGCCCGCGTTCGCGGAGCCCGCGGCCTCCGCGGCCCTGCTGCTCCTGGGCGCACGCTCGGACCTCGCGTCCGAGCGCGGCGTCGAGTGCGCCGGCGCCCTGCCGGACCCGTCCGACCCCGACCTGGTCGAGCGCGCCCGCGTGGCGCGCGCGGCGCTCGGGGACCGGGCCTTCGTGCTCGGGCACCACTACCAGCGCGACGAGGTCATCGCCTTCGCCGACGTCACCGGGGACTCCTTCAAGCTCGCGCGCGACGCCGCGGCACGGCCCGACGCCGAGCACATCGTCTTCTGCGGCGTCCACTTCATGGCCGAGTCCGCGGACATCCTCACCTCCGACGACCAGGCCGTCGTCCTGCCCGACCTGGCCGCCGGCTGCTCCATGGCGGACATGGCCGCCATCGGCCAGGTGGAGGAGGCGTGGGACGTGCTCACCGACGCGGGCGTGGCCGGGCGCACCGTGCCGGTGACCTACATGAACTCGACGGCGGCGATCAAGGCCTTCACCGGACGGCACGGCGGGACGGTGTGCACGTCGTCCAACGCTGAGGTCGCCCTGCGGTGGGCGTTCGACCGCGTCGGCGGGCGGGACGGCGACGGGGCGGTCCTGTTCATGCCCGACCAGCACCTCGGGCGCAACACCGCCGTCCGCGATCTCGGGCTCGACCTGGACGACTGCGTCGTGTACGACCCGCGCCGCCCCGGCGGCGGGCTGAGCGAGGCCGAGCTCGCCGGGGCCCGGATGATCCTGTGGCGCGGCCACTGCTCGGTGCACGGCCGCTTCTCGGCGCAGAACGTCGCCGACGTCCGCGCCGCCGTCCCGGGCGTCACCGTGCTGGTCCACCCCGAGTGCAAGCACGAGGTGGTCGCGGCCGCGGACATGGTCGGCTCGACCGAGTACATCATCCGGGCGCTGGACGCCGCGGAGCCGGGCTCCGCCTGGGCGATCGGCACCGAGCTCAACCTCGTGCGCCGGCTGGCCCGGCAGCACCCCGAGCTCTCGGTGCACTACCTGGACTCCACCGTCTGCTTCTGCTCGACGATGAACCGCATCGACCTGCCGCACCTCGTGTGGACCCTGGAGTCGCTCGCGGCGGGCCGCCTCGTCAACCGGGTGGTCGTCGACCCCGACGACGCCCACTGGGCCCGCGTCGCGCTGGACCAGATGCTCGCGCTGCCGGTCCGCCCGGCCCCGGCCACCCCGTGA
- a CDS encoding thioesterase family protein, giving the protein MTRQLRLALGVRFPRPAVPGRTLLEPSVTTLRVTPADLDMYLHVNNGVYLQMMDMARTNLLADLGALPLLAQRGWYPVVVATTMTYRRSLRLGQRFTITSRVLGWDPRVVYLDQVFERDGEHVARGVVAGRFLARGGGRVAAPDVAALLGHDGPSPAVPAQVSAWADAFDVAHRPA; this is encoded by the coding sequence GTGACGCGTCAGCTGCGGCTCGCGCTCGGCGTCAGGTTCCCCCGCCCGGCCGTCCCCGGCCGGACGCTGCTCGAGCCGTCGGTGACCACGCTGCGCGTGACCCCCGCGGACCTCGACATGTACCTGCACGTCAACAACGGCGTGTACCTGCAGATGATGGACATGGCCCGCACCAACCTCCTGGCGGACCTGGGCGCGCTGCCGCTGCTCGCGCAGCGCGGCTGGTACCCGGTCGTCGTGGCGACGACCATGACGTACCGCCGCTCGCTGCGGCTCGGCCAGCGGTTCACGATCACGTCGCGGGTCCTGGGCTGGGACCCGCGCGTCGTCTACCTCGACCAGGTCTTCGAGCGGGACGGCGAGCACGTGGCCCGCGGCGTCGTCGCGGGCCGGTTCCTCGCGCGCGGCGGCGGCCGCGTCGCGGCACCGGACGTGGCCGCGCTGCTCGGCCACGACGGGCCGAGCCCCGCCGTCCCGGCGCAGGTCAGCGCCTGGGCCGACGCGTTCGACGTCGCGCACCGCCCCGCCTGA